From the genome of Rhinoderma darwinii isolate aRhiDar2 chromosome 1, aRhiDar2.hap1, whole genome shotgun sequence:
ACAAAACTaccccaaaaataaataattttattaaaagaaatgaaattaatatttcctttttattattaagacataaatataaaataaaatgaaacggTTCAATACAAACCCTTCCACGATTAACTTTTACCCATTACACTTGAACTTGGCGTTAAGCAATGAAGCCGGGGTATTTATTAGGATGAGATTTTTATTGATGTTttctgcctgatgaagacctctgTAATAAATTCCTATTCTTTGAAAGCCGATCTGAGCACCAGCACAGGAGCGCCCAGAACGGAGTTTCTGTTAAACACCTTGTCATTTCTGCTACTGTAATTCGCTGCAGACTTTCCGCAATAAAATTTGTTGATGTTATCTGCCGGATGAAGACCTCAGTACGAGGGTGAAGCGCGTCACATTAGTATTCGCTTTTATACGCTTGTGTGAAGAAATTCCTATTCTTTGAAAGCCGAAAtttaaatttacatttatctGAGCACCAGCACAGGAGCGCCCCAGAAAGGAGTTTCTTTTATACACTTTGCCGTTGATTACCTGACTACGGGAGGCCCTCCAGCATTGGAGCTACACACCCAGAGTCAACTCCGGAGGCCTGCACACTATGCCGACACTGGGGACAGATTAAACCCGACACGTTATAAAGCGGAGTTGTGCCGATGATCCTGCACAACTCCACCAGGTGAGTCTACCTAGATTCTGCACAACTCCACCAGGTGAGTCTACCTAGATTCTGCACAACTCCACCAGGTGAGTCTACCTAGATCCTGCACAACTCCACCAGGTGAGTCTACCTAGATCCTGCACAACTCCACCAGGTGAGTCTGCCTAGACCCTGCACAACTCCACCAGGTGAGTCTACCTAGATCCTGCACAACTCCACCGGGTGAGTCTACCTAGATCCTGCACAACTCCACCAGGTGAGTCTACCTAGATCCTGCACAACTCCACCAGGTGAGTCTACCTAGATCCTGCACAACTCCACCAGGTGAGTCTACCTAGATCCTGCACAACTCCACCAGGTGAGTCTACCTAGATCCTGCACAACTCCACCAGGTGAGTCTACCTAGATCCTGCACAACTCCACCAGGTGAGTCTACCTAGATCCTGCACAACTCCACCAGGTGAGTCTACCTAGATTCCCTGAATATATATCGTACATATCCCTGAATGTTATTACCTTACAGGAACgccattttcttcttttttttttttttttttcttcttataaGTAGCAGAGatctggatgagatttcaacagatCTCATCCGCACACTgcggaaaatacacagaaaaGAAGGGCGGTGCAGATTCTCAATCTACAACATGTCAATATCTCCTGTGAaaaagctgcagaatttccaaaCAGAAAATCCGGTCAGAcgttctgcagtgtttacaccgtGTGTGGATGCAACATAAGTGGGAATaagattttacttatccaagtcattgtgagattgtttttcagaacacattgtactttatgttagtggtaaattttgctccatacattctgtgttacatagtaaataaggatgaaaaaagacacaagtccatcaagtgcAACATATAATcccaccgtgttgatccagaggaagacaaaaccccccatgaggtggatgacaattgtctcattaggggaaaaacatATCTGTCTCctctcaccttgtgatgtgcgcggccggtagtcctccatcatgacctcctcgtacagatccttgtgtccttctagatactcccactcctccatggagaaatagacagtgacatcctgacaccttataggaacctgacacacacaatgatacagtcatcacccagactcctccagtgctgttactgtagaatttcccagcattcccagcagtgtcacctctccagtcagcagctccgtcatcttgtagatcagttctaacatcttcttctcatgtatccgggagtgagggggaggctctgtgatgggactactgctccatcctcctgactcctggatgatgggagtcgtacagtcacccgatgtcttcttcactattgtgtactcctgtgtatggagagagacacttagagaactgaacacagtattcccccctcagtagaaagagggagattgtgaccccgctgtatagagctctagtgaccccacatctgtaatactggagacttcATCTACCAAAAGACAtcgagaaaatagaacgaggccaaaactaaaatggaaataatattggggggactagatggacaatgtgctctcctcctgccgtcatctcctatgtttctatatagaggtcatcctgatcctcctggttccttgtcatcctcattgctctacaacattactattgctgcattggtgacataacacataactgaccatactggtggctgatcttcagcttttctgctggtggcttcttgacgtcacttggaaggtctggacgctgttatacaggacactggattcttcctattacttcctatcatgtattgtcccttccttaTGTGtgccttgttctataatgtagaaaagtttacctctccgctcaacaggtagatgatctccaaggtgaagtctaatattcttctgctcatctcattcctgtccttgtccatccttggtgtgtcattcaggagaaggaacgttgtggaggagaagatgagaaaactggaggaactggaggatctagaactgcagacgtctttatgaagaaaggagaagatggaaatcatagaggggacaacatcatgtgtgacatacagaacctcacttattcatcattgagagaatcatcttctcagagccgtcaccacatggaataaaggggtattctcaacacggacatttctccccaggatatgccagaaatgtctgatagatgcggctccacctccgccgtgctcggctgtttctggaactcctatacaagtgaatgaagagagtcgtgcacatgtgtggtcacctctccattcattctccacctggatgtagtcatcacctcaccaggcgggtcgggggacccccgttctccacatagaggtgggacccccatatatcagacatttatggcatatctctcaggtgagaagagtaaaatgaagacatttccccccagacaatgaagacctgactcctgacaacctgacacatggcggatactggggagaccTTGCTCCAtccatgggaaaataaaaaagttctggctctgagAATTTGGCGacataaaacaaatatttttgtaACAAttcgaaaaacaaaaaagttatacatCTGAGAAGACGGAGAGGGGACGACGACAGAAGCTGGCCTggtggttaaggggttaacctgcggtgcggattataaacacgcaggatatcggatttataccgcggattcgcggcgcatttgttgcagaatttccccattaagttcaatgaGAAAGTGAAGTTCCGCAACaaacgccattgttcccagaatcctctgcggctccaccgcgtgttcacagcaacgctgcaggttacacatatataaaaaaggcgtcatgtgacccctgcagccaatcacaggccggagaggtcacatgtcattataggggtcacctggacacagccggaagagcagggacgtgttgctatggtaacgctgggagaggtgaggatcggccttgttgtatttctgtagtagatattcggggggattatacggccaccatttggggtgaatattcggggtgatttccttgcgtgttgtgggtcgtattcgctacgtgtgaacattcccttaaaccgcacggtgaacgacattaacaagaaatgtataaaagtcagtgaataagttgtatgtcccgaatattatgtcattacaaaatacggctcgtcccacaaaacacccgaccactacaaagaccagaaataacaacttaccccaaagaggccggcactggaggggttaaatcccggctaggagtccagtgggcggggtcactcaatgattgacagctctctgtatacacactcatacaggggtgactgataacagagagaacacccgaccagcgctgctctatacctcatacacggcaatagcagaaggacctgtgatgacgtcccaCCACGTGACCGGGGCAGGAGGGGCGGAGCTTATCAGTGGAGAGGAGGCGtggtggatgaaggacctgtgatatcaaaatcacgtgaccgctgcatcatAAGGAGGAGGAGCTTAGAAGTGGGAATAATGAGCGATGGATGAAGGATCTGTAAAGAGGATGAAGTGATACGAGCTTCGGATCACTGTGAGGGAGCGGGGCTCCTGTGCTGTGGGAAGGTGATGATCACGTGATATGAGGGggcggggctctatgagggggggAGCTCCTATGCGCTGTAAAGTGATGATAAACGCGTCACATGAGAGGCGGAGCTCTGTGAGGGTTCTGGACTATGCCTCCTCTCCGCTGAAAAGCCCCGCCCCTCCTGACCCGTTCACAGGGTGGTGACATCATCATAGGTCCTTCAGCTGTTGCCGTGTATGAGgtggagcagcgctggtcgggtgtacaTGACTTCCGGTCGCTGCTGTGGTTTCTCTGTTATTAATCAGGaaatttcccatgatgcagtagtaaggtaAGATTACTTGGGGTCATTTCTGTGCGGTTTTTTGGCACAGTGTTGTACATAATTTAGTAGGTAATGGGTGACCAGTGACCGCAGAGGTGGGATGAGGGGAGAGGTAGATGTACCCCTGCAGCAGAGGTGAGAATAGGTAGGAGGGTGTAATAGTGTTAGATTGGAAGCCACAGAGGAGGATGGGGGAGTAGTCTAGACGGCATTTACGTGTGTACGAGGGTGA
Proteins encoded in this window:
- the LOC142703081 gene encoding gastrula zinc finger protein XlCGF66.1-like, producing MDKDRNEMSRRILDFTLEIIYLLSGEEYTIVKKTSGDCTTPIIQESGGWSSSPITEPPPHSRIHEKKMLELIYKMTELLTGEVPIRCQDVTVYFSMEEWEYLEGHKDLYEEVMMEDYRPRTSQGERRQICFSPNETIVIHLMGGFVFLWINTCADEIC